The Cylindrospermum stagnale PCC 7417 genome segment CCAAGTTATTATGTCGACCGACAGGAGTATAGCCAAGATTTAAAGGCTCGTCTTCTCACAAAGTCATCGTCAAATGCTGGCACTATGGAAAGTATTGCCATTCATGGCATGGGTTGTGTAGGCAAATCTACTTTGGTAGCAGGACTTGCACATGACTCAGAGGTGAGAAAACACTTCTGTGATGGCATTCTTTGTGTAACTTTAGGTCAGGAACCCAAAGTTTTAGAACTGCTGGGTGGTTGGGTGCAGGCTTTGGGAGACTACAATCACCGTGCCACTAATGTAGAGGTAACGTCTAAGCATCTTGGGAGTTTGCTTCAAGACAAAGTAATGCTGCTGATAATAGATGATGCCTGGAATACAAAATATATCGAACATTTCAAGGTAGGCGGATCTCGCTGCAAGATACTGGTTACAACCCGTGAGAGTGCGATCGCTAAAGTACTTGGAGCCAGCATTTATAGTTTAGATGTGATGAAGCCAGAACAGGCGATGGAACTCTTGACCAAATTGCTAGGACGTAATTTGATAGATTTGGAGCGTCAGGAGGCTGAAGCTTTAGCTAAAGCAGTTGGTTATCTTCCCCTGGCGTTAGAACTGGCAGCTGCTCAAGTCAAAGGTGGTATTCGCTGGGCAGTTCTGTTGCAGGATATTGAGCAAGAGGTTGCACGCTTAAAAACATTTGACGACCCTGAAGCTAGAGACTTTATTGACGAAGCAAGCTTAAAACGTTTTAGCTTAACTGCATCATTAAATCTGAGTATACAGCGATTGCCAGAAGAAAACCGACTAGATTTGACTTGGTTGGGAGTCTTACCAGAGGATGTAAACATTACTCAGATGATGACGGCAACGCTTTGGGATACGGATGAGCGTGATGCTTTTGATAGATTGCGCTACCTGGGGAGTAAAGCACTACTATTGCCTAGTATCCCTCTAGCTGATGGAACATTAATCTATAGGTTACATGATCTATTGCATGACTTGGCACGTAATTTGTTAACTGCTTCCCCAACACCGAAACACAGAGGTAATTTACCTGGACTAGGTTTGAGTTTTGCTACTGCTCACGTCAACTTTTTACAACAATATCGGCAAAAGACTCAAAAAAACCTTTGGCATACCCTACCCAATGATGGTTATATTCATCAGCGTCTAGTTTGGCATTTAGAGAAAGCTGAACGGGTAGAAGAGATTCACCAGTTATTGCGAGAGGAGTCACAGACAGGAAGCAATGGCTGGTTTGAAGCGCGAGAAAAATTAGGACAAGCTGAGGGTTACATCACAGATATTTTTCGTGCTTGGAAATTAGCAGAAGAGAATTGGAATGAATCAACTTTGCCCCAAGTTGTAGGTTTGCAGTGTCGCTATGTTTTGATTAGTGCATCTCTGAATAGTTTGGCAGGTAATGTACCAGCAAAACTGCTGGTTGGATTGGTCAAAAACAATTTCTGGACTCCTGAACAAGGATTAGCTTACGCCCTGCAAAACCCAGAGCGAAAGCAGAAAGTCAACTCGCTGACAGAACTAGTCAACTATTTGCCACCAAATCTTAAAGAACTAGCACTGCCAGAAGCTCTTGCTGCTGCCCGGGAAATTCAGAATGAGAGCGATCGCGCCAATGCTTTGATTGCCTTAGTTGAGAAACTGCCACCAGCGTTGTTGCCAGAAGCCCTCGCTGCTGCCAGGGAAATTCAGAATGAGAGCGATCGCGCCAATGCTTTGATTGCCTTAGCAGAACAACTGCCACTAGATTTGTTGCCAACATTCCTTGCTGCTGCCAGAGAAATTCAGCATGAGCGGTATCGCGCCAATATTTTGAGTGCCTTAGTTGAGAAACTGCCACCAGATTTGTTGACAAAAGTCTTTGTTGCTGTGATGGAAATTCAGAATCAGAACTGTCGCGCCAAAGCTTTGAGTGCCTTCTTAGCAAAGAAACTGCCCCTAGATTTGTTGCCAAAAGTCCTTGCTGCTTTCAGAGAAATTGCGGATGACCAGTATTGCGCAAATCTTTTGATCCCCTTAGCAGAGAACCTGCCACCAGATTTGTTGCCAACATTCCTTGCTGCTGCCAAAGAAATTCATGGGCGGTATCGCGCCGATGTTTTGGTTGCCTTAGCACAGAAACTGCCGGAGGTAGTGCTAAAAGCTTTTGCTGCTGCCAGTTACTTGTTTGATAGCGATTTCGTCGATATTTTGAATGCCTTAGCAGAACAACTGCCACCAGATTTGTTGTCAAAGGCTCTCGATACTGCCAGGAAATTTCTGGATGAGAGAGAGCGCGCCGATGTTTTGATTGTTTTAGCAAAGAACCTGCCACCAGATTTGTTGCCAGAAGCTCTCGCTACTGCCAGGGAAATTCGGAATGAGAAGTATCGCGCCAAAGCTTTGAGTGCTTTAGTAGAGAAACTGCCAGATTTGTTGCCAGAAGCCCTTGCTGCTGCCAGGGAAATTCGGAATGAGGAGTATCGCGCCGATGTTTTGATTGCCTTAGCTGAAAAACTGCCAGAGTTGTTGCCAGAAGCTCTTGCTGCTGCTAGGGAAATTCAGGATGAGAGCGATCGCGCCAAACCTTTGAGTGCCTTAGCTGAAAAACTGCCACCAGATTTGTTGCCAACATTCCTTGCTACTGCCAAAGAAATTCAGGATGAGTGGTATCGCGCCAATATTTTGAGTGCCTTAGTTGAGAAACTGCCACAGGTATTGCCAGAAGCTCTTGCTGCTGCTAGGGAAATTCAGAATAAAAGCCATCGCGCCAATATTTTGATTGCCTTAGCACAGAAACTGCCGCCAAAGTTGTTGCCAACAGTCCTTGCTGCTTTCAGGGAAATTCAGAATGAGAGCGAGATCGCCAAAGCTTTGATTGCCTTAGCACAGAAACTGCCACCAGATTCGTTGCCAACAGTCCTTGCTGCTGCCAGGCAAATTCAGCATGAGCGGTATCGCGCCGATGTTTTGATTGCCTTAGCTGAAAAACTGCCAGAGTTGTTGCCAGAAGCTCTTGCTGCTGCTAGGGAAATTCAGGATGTGGAGTATCGCTATAATGCCTTGAGTGCCTTAGCTGAAAAACTGCCACCAGATTTGTTGCCACAAGCTCTTGCTGCTGCCAGGAAAATTCAGGATGAGATTTGTCGCGCCTATGCCTTGAATGTATTAGCACAGAAACTGCCAGAGTTGTTGCCAGAAGCCCTTACTGCTGCCAGGGAAATTCAGGATGAGGAGTATCGCGCCGATGTTTTGATTGCCTTAGCCGAAAAACTGCCAGAGTTGTTGCCAGAAGCCCTTGCTGCTGCCAGGGAAATTCAGGATGAGAGGTATCGCGCCGATGCCTTGAGTGCTTTCTTCGCACATAAACTGCCCCTAGCGTTGTTGCCAGAAGCTCTGACTGCTGCTAGAGAAATTCCGGATGAGAGGTATCGCGCCGATGCCTTGAGTGCTTTCTTCGCACATAAACTGCCCCTAGCGTTGTTGCCAGAAGCTCTGGCTGCTGCTAGAGAAATTCCGGATGAGAGGTATCGCGCCGATGCCTTGAGTGCTTTCTTCGCACATAAACTGCCCCTAGCGTTGTTGCCAGAAGCTCTGGCTGTTGCTAGGGAAATTTCAGATGAGAGGTATCGCGCCAAGGCTTTGATTGCCTTAGCTGAAAAACTGCCAAAGTTGCTGCCAGAAGCCCTTACTGCTGCCAGGAAAATTCAGAATGAGTATTATCGCGCCGATGTTTTGATTGCCTTAGCTGAAAAACTGCCAGATTTGC includes the following:
- a CDS encoding NB-ARC domain-containing protein, with product METFELYLSPLDAKRFKAIVTKSPVGEGETESILPFFEGEIDWRITLIKSLEITAFKPESFLQASEQDWMVKSGILHKERSVFHPNYLANIGQALYRSLFPVGSKVEKALLAAERLTESNHTQLHIRLIFEADVVLRSRLVDYPWELLHNGQTFLLQRLVAISRYIAHETVPSNLATVERVNVLLISSAAFDLEQGLKKLTKKEQQAIRKGLENASEAGLICLAELEYATINDLRVYLTEHRGKDAPQVLHFDGHGFFGKRCPNPICRMIHQGIKALRCRKCNTELLDPQGYLLFEDEEGEPNYVSAAELGILLRQSSFGDGSNTSGGVALVVLSACQSAMAVAGDSVFNGTAQNLISHRVPAVVAMQYSVNVEAATTFSEQFYRSLGQKNSLAVAISQGREAMGTEGNQWYRPVLYLRWRDNEGGQLFVTPKPATRIGIPFQAPPLPSYYVDRQEYSQDLKARLLTKSSSNAGTMESIAIHGMGCVGKSTLVAGLAHDSEVRKHFCDGILCVTLGQEPKVLELLGGWVQALGDYNHRATNVEVTSKHLGSLLQDKVMLLIIDDAWNTKYIEHFKVGGSRCKILVTTRESAIAKVLGASIYSLDVMKPEQAMELLTKLLGRNLIDLERQEAEALAKAVGYLPLALELAAAQVKGGIRWAVLLQDIEQEVARLKTFDDPEARDFIDEASLKRFSLTASLNLSIQRLPEENRLDLTWLGVLPEDVNITQMMTATLWDTDERDAFDRLRYLGSKALLLPSIPLADGTLIYRLHDLLHDLARNLLTASPTPKHRGNLPGLGLSFATAHVNFLQQYRQKTQKNLWHTLPNDGYIHQRLVWHLEKAERVEEIHQLLREESQTGSNGWFEAREKLGQAEGYITDIFRAWKLAEENWNESTLPQVVGLQCRYVLISASLNSLAGNVPAKLLVGLVKNNFWTPEQGLAYALQNPERKQKVNSLTELVNYLPPNLKELALPEALAAAREIQNESDRANALIALVEKLPPALLPEALAAAREIQNESDRANALIALAEQLPLDLLPTFLAAAREIQHERYRANILSALVEKLPPDLLTKVFVAVMEIQNQNCRAKALSAFLAKKLPLDLLPKVLAAFREIADDQYCANLLIPLAENLPPDLLPTFLAAAKEIHGRYRADVLVALAQKLPEVVLKAFAAASYLFDSDFVDILNALAEQLPPDLLSKALDTARKFLDERERADVLIVLAKNLPPDLLPEALATAREIRNEKYRAKALSALVEKLPDLLPEALAAAREIRNEEYRADVLIALAEKLPELLPEALAAAREIQDESDRAKPLSALAEKLPPDLLPTFLATAKEIQDEWYRANILSALVEKLPQVLPEALAAAREIQNKSHRANILIALAQKLPPKLLPTVLAAFREIQNESEIAKALIALAQKLPPDSLPTVLAAARQIQHERYRADVLIALAEKLPELLPEALAAAREIQDVEYRYNALSALAEKLPPDLLPQALAAARKIQDEICRAYALNVLAQKLPELLPEALTAAREIQDEEYRADVLIALAEKLPELLPEALAAAREIQDERYRADALSAFFAHKLPLALLPEALTAAREIPDERYRADALSAFFAHKLPLALLPEALAAAREIPDERYRADALSAFFAHKLPLALLPEALAVAREISDERYRAKALIALAEKLPKLLPEALTAARKIQNEYYRADVLIALAEKLPDLLPEALTAARELQYDEYRAYALNALVEKLPDLLPEALAAARQIQDERYCANALSALAQKLLPDLLPEALAAARELQNERYRAKALIALAEKLPPDLLPEAIAAARELQDQSYRVYALNALAQKRPEVLPEALAAARELQNESEIADTLSVLAQKLPPELLPEALAAARELQDESDRAYALKALASGLSQLPATELFPLWQDTLHQLSLRVRPFLLIDIETLFPVIFALGGEVATAEIARAIVDVARWWR